Below is a genomic region from Streptomyces sp. NBC_00461.
CGGCCGGTGGGGGTGTTGATGTGGGGCAGCGCCACCGCCTTCATGGCGAGCGAGCCGGTGCGCCAGTCGGGGGCGGTCAGCCGGTATGCGGACCGGGTGCCGTTCAGGTACGACACCGAGCCGGTGCCGCTCACATCGGCGCCGCCGGTGCCCGCCACCAGGAAGGCGAGCGCGTCACCGCGCCCGCCGACGCGCACGGTCTGTCCGGCGGCCCGTACGTTGTCCGGCTGGCCCGGCTGCCGGTGCGGCCAGGTCAGCCGGGCCCCCTGCACGGTGACGGCGCGGCCGGAGGTCCAGCCCGCGGCGTTGAGGTCCTGAGCCGAGAGGGAGGCACCGGATCCGTCGAAGTCCGCGGCGCCCGGACGGGCGTCGTCGCTGATGGCCGTGTTGTCGAAGAGCCGCTCCAGCGGCGGTGGTTGCCCTCTGCCGCCGGCGCCGGCCCGTGCCGATGCGGCCGGCGCCAGGAACGCCAACGAGACGACGACAACCGCGAATCCCCGGACCTGTCGACGCACGGCCGACTCCTCCCGCTCACCGGTGGGACGAAAGACGCATCGCGAAGCTAGAGAGACGGCAGGGACTCGTCAACGAGCCATGCGCGGGGTGGGCGCGAAATCGACCCGAAGTGACCGCCCGCGCGCCTGTGGTGCGCACGGTGGTGCGAATGACACGCTGGGAGGTATGAAGATCCCTTTTCTGGGCCACCGGCATGAGAAGCACGGCATCCCCGACCCGGAGGGCATCGCCGAACTTCTTTCCGAGTGTGAACTGCTCCGTTCCCAGGCGTCCCGGGCGGGCGTCCAACTCGACGACTCCGCCGCCTCGTTGGAGGCGCTCGACCAGTTGCTGCCGCGCTGGCGGGACGACCCCGAGGTGCTGCACTGGCTCGGCAACGACGCGGGCCTCTACCTGGGAACCGTCATCGTGCGTACCGTGCCCGGGGCCGCCTGGGAGATCTGGCCGAGCGGTCAGCCCGTCGTACGGCTGGCCTCCGGCCGTGAGTTCGACGTGGTGACCTCCGGACACGAGTGGGCCACCAGCGGGGTGCCGGAACTCTCGCAGCTGTACGGCGAGGTCGCGGAGGTGTGAGGCCCGGGACCTAAGATCGACGTAAATACGGCTTATGCCCGAAAAGTGCGTGTCGTGCCGTAAGTGCACTCTCGCCCGGATAGTTTTCGGCAACCGACACAGCTGAGAGTGAGTAGGGCTGCGTATGGCCGTCGATTCGTTGATCGAACTGCGTGACGTCAACAAGTACTACGGGGAGTTGCATGTCCTGCAGGATGTCGACCTCACCGTCGGCAAGGGGGAGGTGGTCGTGGTCATCGGCCCGTCCGGGTCGGGAAAGTCGACACTGTGCAGGACGATCAACCGGCTGGAGACCATCCGTTCCGGCACGATCCTGCTCGACGGACAGCCGCTGCCCGAGGAGGGCAGGGCCCTCGCACGACTCCGCGCCGACGTCGGCATGGTCTTCCAGTCGTTCAACCTGTTCGCCCACAAGACCGTCCTGCAGAACGTCTCGCTGGGGCAGATCAAGGTCCGAGGACGCAAGAAGGAGGAGGCCGACAGGCGCTCGCTCCGGCTTCTCGACCGCGTCGGACTCGCCGACCAGGCGCCCAAGTTCCCGGCGCAGCTCTCCGGCGGCCAGCAGCAGCGCGTGGCCATCGCCCGCGCCCTCGCCATGGAGCCCAAGGCGCTCCTGTTCGACGAGCCCACCTCCGCCCTCGACCCGGAGATGATCAACGAGGTTCTCGAGGTGATGCGGCAACTGGCCCGCGACGGCATGACGATGGTCGTCGTCACTCACGAGATGGGCTTCGCCCGCTCCGCCGCGAACCGAGTCGTCTTCATGTCCGACGGCCGGATCGTCGAGGACCGCGCCCCCGACGAGTTCTTCACCGACCCGCGCAGCGAGCGCGCCAAGGACTTCCTGTCCAAGATCCTCAAGCACTGAGCCGCAGAGCCAAACCCGCCCGGCGGCAGCCGGAGATCACTGCTTGCGCAGCGGAATCGACACGTACGACGGGTCGTTCGCCGGCGAGGAGAAGGTCAGCTGAGCGCCGGACGGGTTGTGCTCGATGTAGAGCGGGTCGACCGTGTCGACCACCAGGGCGAGCCGATGCCCTGCCGGGACGTCGTAGGCCGTGGAGAACAGGTCCAGGCCGAGGTTGAACGGCTTTCCGGGCGTGAGCCCATGGAAGGTGTACGGCGCGTTGCTGACCAGCTTGCCGAGGCCGAGCGGCCCCACGTCGTAGAGGTAGGCGACGAGGGTGCCGCTCTCCTTGGTCGGCGTGACCGTGGTGTGCAACTCGGCCGTACCGCGGATCTGTTGGGCCGTGGCGTACTTCTCCGACTGCCATACGGCGGCCCAGCGGCGGGGCAGCAGGGGGATCGAGGCGACCGGGGGCAGCTGGGCCACCTGGTCGAGGATGCTGGACAGGAAGACGATGCCGCCGTCCGCCCCCGAGTCGACGTTCGTGTGGATCGTGGTCGTGCCGGCGAGGGCGATCTTCCGCTCGGTCGCGGCGACCGACTTCCAGTCCGGGTAGCCCTCGTAGCCGCCCGTGGAACGGGGCTTGAGCTGGACCGGCTCCTCACGGTCGATGCCGTTGTCCTCGCCCTTGAGGTAGTGGTCGAACCAGCGCTCGGTGTCCGTCCAGACGTCGTTGGGCAGGCCGAACAGCCCGGGCAGCTCGGCGGTCGCGTGATCGCCGGGGCGGAACTCCAGTCGCTTCGGGCCGGTCAGCTTCTCGTAGAAGTCCGCGTACTGGTTGGGCGGGAAGACCGTGTCGCCCCAGGCGTTGGCCATCATGACCGCGGCGCCGTTCTTGTTGAGTTGGTCCACGTATGTAGCGGCCGAACGTTTCTTCCCCCAGTTGATGAGGTCCTGCTCCTTGGTCAGGTTGGAGGCGTAGAAGTCGTTGAAGACCTGGCGGGACTCGGGGCTCTGGCGGCCGGTGACCAGGCTCGCGGCGTCCAGCACTGCCGCCGCCTGGACGTGCTGGGTGCGGCCGGAGTAGATCGAGCCGATCAGGTCGGCCCAGCCGCTGAGGGACGCGACCGCCTTGATGCGCTTGTCGTGCGCGGCGGTGATCAGGCTGATGCCGGCGCCGTACGAGACGCCCGCCATGCCGATGTGCTGCGCGTCCGCCGGGGTGTTGGCCAGCGCCCAGTCGATGACCTTGGAGGCGTCGGCCGTGTCGGGCGGTCCCGCCACTTCTATCTCGCCGCCGGACTGCCAGAATCCGCGCACGTTGTAACTGACCACGATGTAACCGGAGTTGGCGAGTTTCTGGGCCTGGGCCAGATACTCGACCTGGGGCAGGCCCCAGCTCGTGGGGAGGACGAGCAGCGGGTAGCGGTGCGTGCCGTCGGCGCCCGCGGGCGTGATGACGTTCGCCTTGAGGGTGATGCCGCCGTCGCCGGTGATGTCGACGAAGCGGACGGCGCTCGCCGCCTGCGCCGTGGGCGTGAGCCCGAGGATGCCGCCGGCGACCAGGGTCGCGGAGACGGCGCCCACGGCAGTCGTACGCAGGGCCTTGCGATGGTGTCCCACAGGTCACTCCTCACTCGTGTCAGTGCAAAGTGACCGAACGGTAACCTCGGCCGCTTACCGGAAGTAACCCGTCGGTAAGTTACGTGGCAGTAACGATTGTTGTGGTGTGAATGAATTCAGGAGGCGCGGTGGGAGTTGCGCGCGGCTGTGGTGGTCGCAGGCAACTCCGTCTGCGCCGTCCGCGTCACGTCCGCGACCAGCTCGACCACATCCGGGCCGTACGCCTGCGAGTTGACGATTTTCAGCAGCAGGACGAAGGAGTTGTTGCCGTGCTTGCGGGCCAGACGCTCGTGGTTGCGGGCGAGGTAGCGGGTCGCGGCCTGGTTGGTGATCGCGGTCTGGCCGCAGAAGAGGAAGACGGGCCGGGCGTTCGGGCTCTGATCGACCGTCAGCCGGGCGAGGAGCGCGTACTCCTCCCTGCCCTGTTCCACGCGGTGGCGCTCGGTGCCGATCTGGAGGGCGCCGCGGTCGGGGCCGGGCTCCGCGTCCACGTTCACCCGCACCCCCGGCAGCAGCGAGGCCAGATGCGCCGTCATGCGCCGGTTGGACGCCGGGCCACCCACGCAGAACTCGGTGCGCTCGCCGAAGCCCTGACGGGCCGCGTCGTGCGGGAGTATCTGCGCGTGAGCATTGCAGTCCTTGATCAGGGCGGCCAGTTCGAGCAGCGCGAACACGTCGTACCGCATCACCGTGAGCTCGGGTCCGCCGGCGCCCCGGTTCACCACCAACAGTGACTCGGAGTTGTCCGGCAGTCCGAAGAAGGCCTGCTTGCGCCGTAGTTTGCGCCGCCACAGATAGGTGCGGGCCACCCAGCCAAGCCCAGCACTGATCCCGGCCGCGACCAGCCCCAGGACGATGTTGCGCACGTCGTCATTCATGGGCGCGCATGCTAGCGGGCCATGGGAAACCCGTGTTCGAGTCGTTCCTGACGGGAACATGCCGTTGGATTAAGCTGCGCGGACGGTCCCCCCACTGGAGGTGCGCATGCGTCGTCCCGCCGCACGGAAACTGTCGGTTCTGGCCGTCTCGGTCGCCGTCGTGTCAGTGGCCGCTGCGGCGCCGCCCGGTGCCGCGGCCAGACCCGTCGACAAGACCCCCGTCGCCGTCGGCTACGGCGGCGCGGTCGCGAGCGTCGACGCGGACGCCTCCGCCGCCGGAATCGAGGTCCTGAAGAAGGGCGGCAACGCGGTCGACGCTGCCGTCGCCACCGCTGCGGCTCTCGGCGTCACCGAGCCCTACTCGTCCGGTGTCGGCGGAGGCGGCTACTTCGTCTACTACGACGCCAAGTCCCGTACGGTGCACACCATCGACGGCCGGGAGACCGCGCCCCTGAGCGCCGACTCCAACCTCTTCGTCGAGAACGGCAAGCCGCTCGCCTTCGCCGACGCCGTCAGCAGCGGTCTCAGCGTCGGCACGCCGGGCACGCCCGCCACCTGGCAGACCGCGCTCGACACCTGGGGGAGCAGAGGTCTCGGTTCGGTCCTCAAGCCCGCCGAGCGAATCGCCCGCGACGGCTTCACCGTCGACGACACCTTCCGCTCGCAGACGGCCTCGAACGAGACCCGGTTCCGCTACTTCCCCGACACGGCCAAGCTGTTCCTGCCCGGCGGGCAGCTGCCGACGGTCGGCTCCACCTTCAAGAACCCCGATCTCGCCCGCACCTACGAGGAGTTGGCCAAGAAGGGCGTAGGCGCGATCTACCACGGGGATCTGGGCAAGGACATCGTCCACACCGTGAACAAGCCGCCCGTGGACGCGAGTTCGGGCTGGAACGCCCGCCCGGGAAAGCTGTCCGACAAGGATCTCGCGGCCTACCGCGCGCGGCTCCAGGCGCCCACCAGGACCTCGTACCGCGGTCTCGGCGTCTACTCCATCGCGCCCTCCTCCTCCGGTGGCACGACCGTTGGCGAGGCGCTCAACATCCTGGAGAGGACGGACCTCTCGAAGGCGAGCGAGGTCCAGTACCTGCACCACTACCTGGAGGCCAGCCGCATCGCGTTCGCGGACCGCGGGCGCTGGGTCGGCGACCCGGCCTTCGAGGACGTACCGACGAAGGAACTGCTGTCGCAGAAGTACGCCGACTCGCGGGCGTGCCTCATCAAGGACGACGCGGTCCTCACCAGCCCGGTCGCG
It encodes:
- a CDS encoding amino acid ABC transporter ATP-binding protein, with amino-acid sequence MAVDSLIELRDVNKYYGELHVLQDVDLTVGKGEVVVVIGPSGSGKSTLCRTINRLETIRSGTILLDGQPLPEEGRALARLRADVGMVFQSFNLFAHKTVLQNVSLGQIKVRGRKKEEADRRSLRLLDRVGLADQAPKFPAQLSGGQQQRVAIARALAMEPKALLFDEPTSALDPEMINEVLEVMRQLARDGMTMVVVTHEMGFARSAANRVVFMSDGRIVEDRAPDEFFTDPRSERAKDFLSKILKH
- the ggt gene encoding gamma-glutamyltransferase, whose translation is MRRPAARKLSVLAVSVAVVSVAAAAPPGAAARPVDKTPVAVGYGGAVASVDADASAAGIEVLKKGGNAVDAAVATAAALGVTEPYSSGVGGGGYFVYYDAKSRTVHTIDGRETAPLSADSNLFVENGKPLAFADAVSSGLSVGTPGTPATWQTALDTWGSRGLGSVLKPAERIARDGFTVDDTFRSQTASNETRFRYFPDTAKLFLPGGQLPTVGSTFKNPDLARTYEELAKKGVGAIYHGDLGKDIVHTVNKPPVDASSGWNARPGKLSDKDLAAYRARLQAPTRTSYRGLGVYSIAPSSSGGTTVGEALNILERTDLSKASEVQYLHHYLEASRIAFADRGRWVGDPAFEDVPTKELLSQKYADSRACLIKDDAVLTSPVAPGDPRHPAACNSGGTAAPTTYEGENTTHLTVADKWGNVVSYTLTIEQTGGSAITVPGRGFILNNELTDFSFTPANPAVHDPNLPGPGKRPRSSISPTIVLDQHNKPVVALGSPGGATIITTVLQTLTEFLDRHLPLVDAIAAPRASQRNAAKTELEPALYNDTGASGLRAQLEAIGHSFSLNPEIGAATGVQRLPNGKWLAAAEKVRRGGGSAMVVHPAP
- a CDS encoding CocE/NonD family hydrolase; amino-acid sequence: MGHHRKALRTTAVGAVSATLVAGGILGLTPTAQAASAVRFVDITGDGGITLKANVITPAGADGTHRYPLLVLPTSWGLPQVEYLAQAQKLANSGYIVVSYNVRGFWQSGGEIEVAGPPDTADASKVIDWALANTPADAQHIGMAGVSYGAGISLITAAHDKRIKAVASLSGWADLIGSIYSGRTQHVQAAAVLDAASLVTGRQSPESRQVFNDFYASNLTKEQDLINWGKKRSAATYVDQLNKNGAAVMMANAWGDTVFPPNQYADFYEKLTGPKRLEFRPGDHATAELPGLFGLPNDVWTDTERWFDHYLKGEDNGIDREEPVQLKPRSTGGYEGYPDWKSVAATERKIALAGTTTIHTNVDSGADGGIVFLSSILDQVAQLPPVASIPLLPRRWAAVWQSEKYATAQQIRGTAELHTTVTPTKESGTLVAYLYDVGPLGLGKLVSNAPYTFHGLTPGKPFNLGLDLFSTAYDVPAGHRLALVVDTVDPLYIEHNPSGAQLTFSSPANDPSYVSIPLRKQ
- a CDS encoding DUF6278 family protein, producing the protein MKIPFLGHRHEKHGIPDPEGIAELLSECELLRSQASRAGVQLDDSAASLEALDQLLPRWRDDPEVLHWLGNDAGLYLGTVIVRTVPGAAWEIWPSGQPVVRLASGREFDVVTSGHEWATSGVPELSQLYGEVAEV